The Virgibacillus dokdonensis genome includes a window with the following:
- a CDS encoding endonuclease/exonuclease/phosphatase family protein, with product MRLLTLNCHSWLEDSQLDKLSILAEAIHNQSYDVIALQEVNQTITAKKVSENLKADNFILLLQNELQALGSTYEFIWDYAHLAYDRFEEGVALLTKHKVVNRQAFFVSESEDTSYWKARKVVGMTIDINGKEVDFYSCHMGWWNDNAEPFKRQMDRLVQSVPKDRLHFLVGDFNNEASLENEGYDYVQDLGYFDTYHLAKERDLGVTVCGDIAGWQDSLTNKRIDYIFSSAKVEVIRSQVIFNGMNLPIISDHYGVDVTINI from the coding sequence GTGAGGCTGTTAACGTTAAATTGCCATTCTTGGCTAGAAGATTCGCAACTAGATAAGCTCTCCATTCTAGCAGAAGCAATTCATAATCAATCCTATGACGTTATTGCGTTGCAGGAAGTGAATCAAACCATTACTGCAAAAAAAGTGAGCGAGAACTTGAAAGCAGATAACTTTATTCTATTGCTACAAAATGAATTACAAGCATTAGGGTCAACGTATGAATTCATTTGGGACTATGCACATCTTGCTTATGATCGATTTGAAGAAGGAGTTGCTTTATTAACAAAGCATAAGGTAGTAAATAGACAAGCATTCTTTGTGAGTGAAAGTGAAGATACAAGCTATTGGAAGGCTCGAAAAGTGGTTGGCATGACAATAGATATAAACGGAAAAGAAGTGGACTTTTATTCCTGTCATATGGGCTGGTGGAACGATAATGCAGAGCCTTTTAAAAGGCAAATGGATCGACTAGTCCAGTCCGTCCCTAAGGATCGGCTCCATTTCTTAGTAGGTGACTTTAATAATGAAGCATCATTAGAAAATGAAGGATATGATTATGTTCAAGATTTAGGTTATTTTGACACTTATCATTTAGCTAAAGAAAGAGACTTAGGCGTTACAGTTTGTGGTGATATTGCTGGTTGGCAAGATAGTCTTACGAATAAACGGATTGATTATATTTTCTCTTCCGCAAAGGTTGAAGTCATTCGTTCGCAAGTGATTTTTAATGGAATGAATTTGCCCATTATTTCTGACCATTATGGCGTAGATGTCACCATCAATATATAA